In Clostridium omnivorum, the DNA window GATGAAATAAAGCTTCTTATAAATGACGCAGATACTAGAACACAATATTTGGGGCATTTTTATGCGTATCATCTTTATAAAGATAACAATGACCTTGAAAGCTGTGAAAAGGAAAAAGCTGAACTGGAAAATTTGAAAACAAAAGTGCCAAAACAAGTGGTATCCATGTTTAAAATAGATTAGTATAATGAAAACTTGAAAAAGCTGCATTATAAGAAGTCAATTTGTGACTTTTTTTAATGCAGCTTTAAATATATATTTCTAGTTTACCCTGTCAGCATATATAGTTTTTAATTTATGTGATATCATAATAACATATAATTTTTATAAGATTGGTGGTGCTGGTATTTATGAAAAAAGTAAAGAAAACTATATTAGTTACGATGATTATTGCAGCTGTGTCATTAACAGCTTGTATAAATAGAACAGTACCAGGAAGGGATAACTCAAAAAAAACTAAAGGCACAGTTAATGCTGTAAAGACAGAAGAACCGAAGGATGATACTCTTAGATTTTCAGTATTAGGTGATGTGCATGGAAATGCAGGTAAGCTGGATAAAGCAATTAAAGATTTATATTCTATAAATGATAATATGGATGCTATGATACTAAATGGTGACAATGTGGATGAAGGCTTAGAAAAGCAGTATGATGCAGTACAAGGCATTTTAAATAAAGATTCTAAATTACTGCCTAAAACTATAATAAAGAATATTGGTAATCACGACTATTTTGATTATGCAAAAGGCCAAAACAGTCAAAAGGATGTGGAACACTTTATTAATCTATACTTAAATTTCTCTGGTGAAAAGTCCGTATACCATGATACCTGGATTAAAAATTATCACTTTATATCCTTGGGTTCAGAAAGCGGCAACACTAAAGAGCTGGGGGCAGTAAATGCTACCTTATCAGATAAACAGTTGGATTGGCTAAAGGAAAAGTTAGCAGAAAAGCAGGAGAAGGGCAAGCCTATATTTGTGTTTTTACATCAGCATTTAAGCACAAGTATTAAGGGATGGAATGGAGTAGTTCAGAAGGATAAGCTTACTAAAATATTATCGCAGTATCCAGAGGTTGTTCTCTTTACTTCTCATACTCATGTGCTTTTAAGTATAGATAATGTAAAGCTTAAGCAGCCTTTTACAACTGTTCATACAGGTGCTGTTCATTATGGAATAGAGCCTAATGGATATAAAATAAAAAGGCTATATGATGAAAGCCAAGGACTTTATGTGGAAGTGAAAAATAACAAGGTTACTATTAAAGGCAGAGACTTTGCTAAAAAGTCTTGGGTCTTTTCTAAAGATATAAACTAGAGCTGTGAAATATGGCGAATGAATTTTAAAAAATTTGCTGTGTGGACATCAGCTAAAGGGCTTGGGGGTATTGAATATGAATGAGAATATTAACATTTTAATTGTAGAAGATGATGTGGATATAAACAATCTTCTAAACAAGATATTGAATAGGCATGGATATAGCGTAAGAAGTGCTTATTCTGGCTCTGAGGCAAAGATGTGTTTAGAGCATTATGAATTTCAATTGGTACTACTTGATCTAATGCTGCCTGGTGTAACAGGAGAAGAGCTTGTTGCTGAAATTAGAAAAATGAACACTATGCCTATTATTGTTATATCAGCTAAAACTGGACAAGACACAAAAATAGATTTGCTTAGATTAGGTGCGGACGATTTTGTATCAAAGCCTTTTGATGTGAATGAAGTGCTAGCTAGAGTGGAGGCGCAGCTTAGAAGGTATATGGTATTTTCTGCTGAGGATGAGAAAAGTAATGTTTTAAAACATAAAAATTTATCTTTAAACCCTGATACAGTTGAGGTTATGGTAGATGGCAAGTCTATTAATCTTACAGCTAGAGAGTTTGCAATACTAGAGCTATTAATGTCCTATCCAAACAAGGTTTTTACAAAAGCGAATCTGTTTGAAAAGGTTTGGAATGAAGAGTTCCTGGGGGATGATAATACAGTAAATGTTCATGTAAGCAACCTTCGTTCAAAGATAGCTAAAGAAGACCCGGATACAGAGTATATTCATACTGTATGGGGAATTGGTTTTAAGATGAGTGATAAAACTTAAGGCTTTCTTAAGACTTTGTTTATGGTTTCTTGTATATTTTACCTTATTATATAGATATACAAGGAAGGGGAGAGTGATTTAAGTGGCTAACGTAGTGCTTAAAACAAAAAATTTATCTAAGAAATATAAAAAGCACCTTGCAGTAAATAGCGCAAACTTGGAAGTAAAACAAGGGGATATATATGGTCTAGTAGGTAAAAACGGAGCAGGTAAAACTACTTTGCTTAGAATGATATCTGGTCTTACAATGCCTACCAGCGGTGAGGTTGAAATGTTTGGTGAAGCTTCAAAGAGTGGCATTGGAAGGTCTAGAATGAGAACTGGCTGCATAATAGAAACACCAAGTTTTTTTCCATATCTATCTGCAAAGAAAAATCTTGAATATTATAAAATGCAGAGGGGAATTGTAGAGCCTCAGGCTGTTGATGAGGTTCTGAAAATTGTAGGACTTGATGATGTAGGAAACAAAAAGTTTAAGAACTTTTCTCTAGGAATGAAGCAGCGCCTAGGTCTTGCACTATCTATAATGGCAAGTCCAGATATGCTAATACTAGATGAGCCTATAAATGGTCTAGATCCTACTGGAATTGTAGAGTTTAGAGAAATATTATTAAAGCTAAATAGAGAAAAGAACGTTACTATAGTTATTTCCAGTCATATATTAAGTGAACTTTCTCAGCTTGCAACTACCTATGGATTTATCCATAACGGAGAATTTGTAGAGCAAATTTCTGCAAAGCAGCTGGAGGAAAAGTGTAAGAGCTGCATAGCAATAAAGGTTGACAGTACAGAAAAGGCAGCTGTTATAATAGAAAAACAGCTTAAAACTGAAAAATATGAAGTTTTAAACGGCAATGAAATGAGAATCTATGAGCATATTGATAAACCTGAAACCATAGTAAAAGAGCTCGTAATGAACGGAGTTCTAGTGTCTTCTGTAAATGAAAAGGGAACTAACTTAGAAGACTACTTTATTAGTTTGATAGGGGGGAATCATAATGCTTAATTATATAAAAGCTGAGCTTTATAGATGTTTTAACAGATTATATTTTTGGGTTTTTACAGGCTGTGTAGCTGGTTTGGCATTACTTCTTAATATTATACTTAAGATTAATCATGTTCAAGGTATGGGGCTTACTACATTAACAAGACAGACATCAGCTGCAATTTCACTTCCAGTGTTTTTAGTAATAATTCTTGTAGATATGATTACTTCGGAGGAGCATAAAAATATAACCCTAAGAAATGTGGTTACCTTTGGAATGTCTAGAACTAAAATGATTTTATGTAAAATCATCAGCTCCATAATTCTCATGTTTATAGCTGCGTTTATCATACTTATAGTGTGTTATGGCAGTGGTGCAGCGCTATTTGGGCTTGGCAGTGACTTTCCGGGAACCATTCAGAGTGATTTGCTAAAAATGGTTATAGCAATACCATTATGGATTGCAGCTATATCCTTTGGTACACTTTTAGCTCTTCTATTTACTAATAATACAGCCTTTGCATTTATTTATGCGGGTGCCTTTGTAGTGATTAAAAGCATAATAAAACTACTTGCGATATTAGTTTCTGATAAGTTCATGAAAGTACGTGATTTACTTATAACAACGCAGCTGGATAAGGTAGGTTCTGTAACAGCCACAAGTCATGATTATGTTCTGGCCATAGTGTCAGGCATAGTGTACACTGCTATATTTATAACATTAAGCGTAGTATACTTTGAAAGAAAAGAAGTTAAATAGGAGAAAGGGGTGGTATGTATGGAATATTTACTTGGTATAAGCTTAATAACTTCTGTATTATTTATCACCCTTTATGTTTCAACCAGAAAAGAATTATCTGATGCAGCTAATAAGTTAAATAGAATTAATAACTCAAATACAAACTCAAAGCTTTTAATAGCTACACCAGATAAAAAAATGCAGAGCCTGGCTCTGGAGATTAATAAGACACTAGAAGAAAAGCAAAAGACAGAAATTAAATATAAAAGAATGGATGCGGAGCTTAGGCAGGCAATTGCTAATATCTCACATGACCTTAGAACGCCTCTTACTTCAATTATGGGGTATATGCAGCTTATGGAGGACAGAGATTTATCTTTGGAAGAGCGTAGGCAGTATGCGGATATAGTAGACAGAAGAGCTAAGGATCTTCAAACCTTAATATCCACCTTTTATGATATGTCGAGGCTTGAGGCCAATGAATATAAGTTTGAATTAAAGGCTGTTAACCTTACAAATATTATTGTAGATATCATTGCTTCCTTTTATAATGATTTTTCAAGCAAAGGAATAGAACCTTCTATTGATGTAGACGAAAAGGCAGCAGTGATTATTGCTGATGAAAATGCTGTAAGAAGAGTGTTTTCAAACCTAATACAAAATATGATAAAGTATGGGGAAAAGAATGTAGAAATATCTTTAAAGCAGCATAAGAATTGTGTAGAGACTGTGTTTACAAACTATGCTCCTGGTTTAACGGAGGAGGATGTAACTCACCTATTTGAGCGTTCCTTCACAGCAGATAGAAATAGAACTGGAAACAGTACAGGTCTTGGCCTTGCTATTACGAGGCGGCTGGTAGAGCAAATGGGACATATGGTTTCTGCAGCACTCATTGATGGAAAACTTAGCATTATAATAAAGTGGATGAAAAGATAAGTATATGATTTTAAAAAGTATAGATTATTGTTATTGAATAGCAATAATCTATACTTTTTTTATGGTAAAGTGCTTTCATGGTGCTATGAAATTAAAGTGATACAAATTTATATTTAATAATAAAAAATGATGGATGGGGGTGTATAAGTTGCAAATATTCACATTATAACTAGAAAAAATAAAGATCCCATTAAAATAAATTATGAAATATGTAGTGTAGGATACATCAAAAACTTAAAAATTTTGATAATTTATATATAGGCCAATATCAATAAATGCAGATAAGTAAGCTATCTGCAGCATTACACTTATACAGAGGGGGTATTAAAATGATTAAACTTATTGGTATCGCAATCATAATTGTAGGGTTATTTTTAAAACTAGACACTATAGCAGTAGTTGTGTTTGCAGGAATTACTACTGGACTCGTGTCAGGAATGTCCTTTAATGACGTTATGAAAACCTTAGGCAATGCTTTTGTAGTTAACAGGTATATGTCTATATTTATCATAACTTTACCTGTTATAGGACTTATGGAAAGATACGGACTTCGTGAAAGGGCAGCATATTTAATAAGCAAAATAAAGTCTGCTACTGTTGGAAGATTAAATGCTATTTATCTTGTTATAAGAACTCTTGCTTCAATGTTCGGTCTTAGAATAGGTGGACATGTTCAGTTTATTAGACCACTGATACTTCCAATGGCTCAAGGAGCTGGAGACAGCAGATATGGAGAGATGGACGAAGAAGATAAGGAAATAGTTAAAGGTCTTTCTGGAGCTGTTGAAAACTATGGTAACTTCTTTGGACAGAACTTCTTTGTTGCATCAGGTGGAGTGCTTTTAATTGTAGGAGTTATGAAGGAGCTTAAATATCCAGTTGAAGCAATAAGTATTGCAAAGGCATCACTTCCTATAGCTCTTATTATAATGGTGGTAGGTACGCTTCAATTTTTGTATTATGATAGAAAGCTTGATAAAAAGTATAAAGCTAAAATTAAAACAGATAAAAATAATTCTGAAAAAATGTAGTTAGGAGGTAGGATTATGCTAAAGGATTCATTAACAGAAGTTTTATATGTATTATGTGGAATCATTGCCTTTTATTCAGTTTATGCCACACTTAAAGATAAGAAACATCCCTCAAGAATACCAACTGCCTTGTTTTGGGCAATACTAGGCTTTATATTTACCTTTAGTAGAATAGGAACACTTTGGGGAAATAAAAAGATTGCAGTAAATGATACTTTTGTAGGATATCTTGTGCTAGCAATGGCTGTGCTTTCAGCTCTTAAGCTTGTTAAGTTCAATAAGTTTGAGGAATCTTCTAGAGAATTTAAAGAAAAGATGTCAATGAAAATTGGAAATAAAATATTTGTACCGGCTCTAGTTCTTGCAGTGGTGGCTTTTGTAGTTGCACAATTCTGGACACAACAGCTTGGTTCTCTAGTTGCACTTGGAATTTCAGCAGTACTTGCTTTGGTTGTAGCATTATCAATTACAAAAGGTAAAACTCACGAAGTTGCTGAGGACTCTAGAAGATTATTAGAGCTTGTTGGCCCCGTAAGCATGCTGCCTCAGATTTTGGCAGCCTTAGGATCTGTATTTACTGCTGCTGGAGTGGGAACAGTTATAGCTAATGGAATAAAGACAGTTGTACCACAAGGCAATATTTTCCTTGGTGTTACAGCCTATTGCTTAGGTATGGCGCTGTTTACTATGATAATGGGTAATGCCTTCGCAGCTTTTGCTGTAATTACAGCAGGAATAGGAGTACCCTTCGTATTTACTCAAGGTGCAGATCCAGTAATAGCCTCAGCTCTTGCACTTACAGCAGGCTTTTGTGGTACACTTATAACACCAATGGCAGCTAATTTCAACATAGTACCAAATGCAATTTTGGAGATTAAGGATAAAAAGTATGGAGTTATAAAATACCAGCTTCCAGTTGCCATAGTTATGCTTTTAATCCATATAGGACTTATGTATGTCTGGGCATTTTAAGGATAATATTTAAAATATAATTTAAGATAAGACATTAAATTATAAGGGATGAATTGATGCTGTTTACATGCAGCATCAGGATCTCTTATTTACTAGGAGGAAGCCACATGAAAATATTAGTAACAGGATTTGAACCTTTTGGAGGAGAGAAAATTAATCCATCATTAGAAGCTGTTAAGATGCTTCAAAGCAATATTGCAGGTGCAGATATTGTTAAGGTTCCAATGCCAGTAGTATTTGGAAAATCCATTGAGAAGCTTGAAGAAGCAATAAAGTTGGAGAAACCTGATGTAGTAATATGCGTTGGACAGGCTGGAGGCAGATTTGAAATATCCATTGAAAGAGTTGCTATTAATGTAGATGATGCAAGAATAGCTGACAATGAAGGAAATCAGCCTATAGATGAAAAGATATTTGATGATGGTGAAGCAGCTTATTTTGCAACCCTGCCAATCAAGGCAATGGTTGAAGAGATGAGAAAAGGCGGCGTACCTGCTGCGGTATCCAATACAGCAGGAACTTATGTATGTAACAATATAATGTATGGTCTTTTATATTTGGCAAGTAAGAAGTATCCAGGTATCAGAGGAGGCTTTATACATGTTCCATTTATTCCTGAACAGGTAATAGGAAAAGCTAATACTCCATATATGACCTTGGAGCAAATGGCAAAGGGTTTATCATTGGCTATAAAAGCCGTAGTAGAGAATAAGGATGATATAAAAGTAACTCATGGCAAAATATGCTAAGGGGTGATCTTTGTGGCAAAAAAATTTTTCGTATATGGAACACTTTTAGAAGGATTTATTAATTATGAAAAATACTTAAAAGGAAAGATAATAACAAGAGAATATGCTAAAACAAAAGGGGAACTATATCATCTAGTGGATTGTGGATATCCTGCTATGGTAGATGGCTGTGATTATGTTTATGGAGAACTCATTGATTTTGAAGATTATACA includes these proteins:
- a CDS encoding DUF979 domain-containing protein, whose product is MLKDSLTEVLYVLCGIIAFYSVYATLKDKKHPSRIPTALFWAILGFIFTFSRIGTLWGNKKIAVNDTFVGYLVLAMAVLSALKLVKFNKFEESSREFKEKMSMKIGNKIFVPALVLAVVAFVVAQFWTQQLGSLVALGISAVLALVVALSITKGKTHEVAEDSRRLLELVGPVSMLPQILAALGSVFTAAGVGTVIANGIKTVVPQGNIFLGVTAYCLGMALFTMIMGNAFAAFAVITAGIGVPFVFTQGADPVIASALALTAGFCGTLITPMAANFNIVPNAILEIKDKKYGVIKYQLPVAIVMLLIHIGLMYVWAF
- a CDS encoding sensor histidine kinase, whose product is MEYLLGISLITSVLFITLYVSTRKELSDAANKLNRINNSNTNSKLLIATPDKKMQSLALEINKTLEEKQKTEIKYKRMDAELRQAIANISHDLRTPLTSIMGYMQLMEDRDLSLEERRQYADIVDRRAKDLQTLISTFYDMSRLEANEYKFELKAVNLTNIIVDIIASFYNDFSSKGIEPSIDVDEKAAVIIADENAVRRVFSNLIQNMIKYGEKNVEISLKQHKNCVETVFTNYAPGLTEEDVTHLFERSFTADRNRTGNSTGLGLAITRRLVEQMGHMVSAALIDGKLSIIIKWMKR
- a CDS encoding ABC transporter ATP-binding protein → MANVVLKTKNLSKKYKKHLAVNSANLEVKQGDIYGLVGKNGAGKTTLLRMISGLTMPTSGEVEMFGEASKSGIGRSRMRTGCIIETPSFFPYLSAKKNLEYYKMQRGIVEPQAVDEVLKIVGLDDVGNKKFKNFSLGMKQRLGLALSIMASPDMLILDEPINGLDPTGIVEFREILLKLNREKNVTIVISSHILSELSQLATTYGFIHNGEFVEQISAKQLEEKCKSCIAIKVDSTEKAAVIIEKQLKTEKYEVLNGNEMRIYEHIDKPETIVKELVMNGVLVSSVNEKGTNLEDYFISLIGGNHNA
- a CDS encoding metallophosphoesterase family protein, translated to MKKVKKTILVTMIIAAVSLTACINRTVPGRDNSKKTKGTVNAVKTEEPKDDTLRFSVLGDVHGNAGKLDKAIKDLYSINDNMDAMILNGDNVDEGLEKQYDAVQGILNKDSKLLPKTIIKNIGNHDYFDYAKGQNSQKDVEHFINLYLNFSGEKSVYHDTWIKNYHFISLGSESGNTKELGAVNATLSDKQLDWLKEKLAEKQEKGKPIFVFLHQHLSTSIKGWNGVVQKDKLTKILSQYPEVVLFTSHTHVLLSIDNVKLKQPFTTVHTGAVHYGIEPNGYKIKRLYDESQGLYVEVKNNKVTIKGRDFAKKSWVFSKDIN
- a CDS encoding ABC transporter permease, encoding MLNYIKAELYRCFNRLYFWVFTGCVAGLALLLNIILKINHVQGMGLTTLTRQTSAAISLPVFLVIILVDMITSEEHKNITLRNVVTFGMSRTKMILCKIISSIILMFIAAFIILIVCYGSGAALFGLGSDFPGTIQSDLLKMVIAIPLWIAAISFGTLLALLFTNNTAFAFIYAGAFVVIKSIIKLLAILVSDKFMKVRDLLITTQLDKVGSVTATSHDYVLAIVSGIVYTAIFITLSVVYFERKEVK
- the pcp gene encoding pyroglutamyl-peptidase I encodes the protein MKILVTGFEPFGGEKINPSLEAVKMLQSNIAGADIVKVPMPVVFGKSIEKLEEAIKLEKPDVVICVGQAGGRFEISIERVAINVDDARIADNEGNQPIDEKIFDDGEAAYFATLPIKAMVEEMRKGGVPAAVSNTAGTYVCNNIMYGLLYLASKKYPGIRGGFIHVPFIPEQVIGKANTPYMTLEQMAKGLSLAIKAVVENKDDIKVTHGKIC
- a CDS encoding DUF969 domain-containing protein encodes the protein MKLIGIAIIIVGLFLKLDTIAVVVFAGITTGLVSGMSFNDVMKTLGNAFVVNRYMSIFIITLPVIGLMERYGLRERAAYLISKIKSATVGRLNAIYLVIRTLASMFGLRIGGHVQFIRPLILPMAQGAGDSRYGEMDEEDKEIVKGLSGAVENYGNFFGQNFFVASGGVLLIVGVMKELKYPVEAISIAKASLPIALIIMVVGTLQFLYYDRKLDKKYKAKIKTDKNNSEKM
- a CDS encoding response regulator transcription factor; the encoded protein is MNENINILIVEDDVDINNLLNKILNRHGYSVRSAYSGSEAKMCLEHYEFQLVLLDLMLPGVTGEELVAEIRKMNTMPIIVISAKTGQDTKIDLLRLGADDFVSKPFDVNEVLARVEAQLRRYMVFSAEDEKSNVLKHKNLSLNPDTVEVMVDGKSINLTAREFAILELLMSYPNKVFTKANLFEKVWNEEFLGDDNTVNVHVSNLRSKIAKEDPDTEYIHTVWGIGFKMSDKT